The Tripterygium wilfordii isolate XIE 37 chromosome 18, ASM1340144v1, whole genome shotgun sequence nucleotide sequence ACTCTTGTAGTCCAGTTGGTCTAATAAATGGCTACTCTGTCTGATGTAGGTCCTCCACACCGTCCACACAGTTGAACACAACACAACAAAGAAATAACAAGGCAACCACTAACCCCCCACATCAAACTCAAAGAAAGGGGAAAGGAAGAAAAGGATCCACGAGTCCAtcaaaatctaagataaattgGCAAGCCAAGTACAAAGTTGTTGAAGTGCCTGTCAGTCTAACAATTGCTTCAAGAGGCGGGAAATGGGGGAAGCTGGGGAAAGAGTTCTATCCAAAACAAAAGATTGTATTCAATCCTGGTTCAACATTCCTGGTGTTAGGTATCTAGATTTGCCTCAACCAGGATCACTGGATAAGAAACACATCCTTCCAAAGAAATCCATAATTTTCTACAATGGATCGAGTAACCATCCGAAGATGACCacagttcaaagttcaaaccacaGCAGCAGAGAAATATGTAGCATGGACATCGAGTGAAACCAGTTCATACCCTAGATTTCATTTTTGGTATTGACAACCTTAAAACAACAGTGGTTAGCACTTGGCAGGAAAGCAGGGTTTCAATTAATAAGAAGGGATTGAGATACATTCTACCCCATGCAAGAGTTTCCTTTAAAGAACCGAAGATCTGAAGACCATCACTAACCACAGTCCAGCAATTCAATTGCCTATGCCTTTGTAGGACTGTGTTATTAGCCTTGTTGAACTTGACCACATGTCCAAATATAATATGATTCACTCAACTATCTAAATAGAtgtctctctagtctctacaaCTAAAATGCCCCAACTGAGGTTATTCACAACCGAAGAACATGCAGAAAAGAATTGCTACCCTAGCACAATAAGACCATTCTCTAGACTGACATCCACCATcaattttttgcattttcaaacaggcCTCACCAAAGTTGAAAGCAGTGTTCATCTTCGCGTCTTCGCCCCACCCTGTAACAAAAATGGAATCATCCAGGAAAAGAGTTCACCTAATAGATAAAGTTGCATTCAAACCCTTCTGTCCATTTTTCAAGAATGCCAATGAGACAATGAGCCGACAGCAACTGGACCTGTAACACTAGAAACAATGAGCATACTTGACCGACTATCCTGTGTGGTAAAAACCAGTAAAAgatgttaattaatttaaaatgcaTCACTAACCAAATATATGGATTGAAACGATGTTGTCATGTCAAACAATTCGTATCAAACTCAGCAACCTATCTACCTGACCTCTAGAAAAGCGCAAATACAATAACTTCCAACCATGCACAAGCAGAAGGAAAGAGGGAGAGGGTCCACCATTGTTAATCAAAAGAATGAGCCAAACTTGTTCTGATAATGAAGGCACCACAACTGGTACAGTTGAGATTATTTTACCACAGAACCAGCAGAAAATGAATGCCAATATAATACCATTAGCTAGCCGTTCTGCTCTGGAGAAGGCAAAGTGCAGAGTTTTCATTCCAAGAGAACTTCAGAACAGCCTCATAACTatgaagcccaacaacataaaaactAAGTAGTCTTAAGAAAATTGATATCATAGCAAAGCCAAGATGTTTACTAATTATTCTATTCACAGAAGAATCCAACAATATATCAGttgaataagacttttaagttTAAACATCTGTCATATAACCATCAACCAGTCAATAGTTTGGATGTTTCACCTTCCATCTGAGTTTACATAAAACCATGATTATGAAATGCAAAGCATTTAAGAATATTTGAGATGTATTTCAAGAAATGTCATGAGATTCAGAAACTAATAACATCTTAATCAAAATATTCATAAGATTAAATAGAAACTTCTTTTCAAACAATTTTCAGAGTAATTAAGCCATCTTATAAATCCAAATCCCGTACTATaccaaaaagtgaaaacacCCACACAAAAAACACATTCGAGAATGCAACCCATAAAAAGGGTATTTTGTTGAGAATTGTCGACAGGGTGTCAAAACTGTAATCCATGATAGTTCCCCATCAGCTAACAagaacaacaataacaatacaTCAATAGTAATTACAATATGGCCCTATAAGGCTATAACACCAACAAAAAGTTCAATAAGACCATTCAACAGCTCCTTTTGAATTATAATTCATGATATCAGTATACAACATTCTCTtaaaaaacacttctaaaatcacaagataaaaattaaatcCCTAGGACCTATTGCACCGTTTTGACCCAATGGCTCATTGATTAATTTTGTTTCCAATGTCTTTCTTGTTTTGAAATAACCAAATTTTTAGGATGATTAGATTTTAATATGAGTGTAATAAGTTTACACGAACCCTCAGCCCATCATGCACATGCCAAAAGCTTCACAGtatacaaaaaataaacaaagaaatgaaTCTTCAGGCACTCTCAAGAAAATCCAATTCAAACCAGCCAATGTCGTTCCATCAAAAACATTCTGAAAAACATTAAGCTAGAAGTGGATAGGAATAGCATAACAATAGAGAAAACATTAAACATACAACATTTTCAAGGATCCACGCCATCTTTTGCACCAAAAGGATCATGAGTAGGACCAACATCCTGCCCAATATGGCGTTGCACCAACCGCTGTAAATCAGACATAACCTTCTGTTCTCGTTTTGCCTTCTCTTCATAGTTAAACATAGCCAATGCACGCTTGTCTTCAGCACTGTAAACCTGATTTTCTTTCCTGATACGAATTGCATTCATCCTTTGATGCCTACTACCACTCATCACATATCCAAGTCCCTCGAACTTCTGAATCTCCTCTGCAGAAAGACCCACTTCACCTCTCCGTGGAATACGCTTCCCTTGCTGCACATACTGGGCAATGGCATCACCTTCTCCAGGCCTAAGCGCACCACCATAACTGATATGCCCTTCAGCTCTTGGCAAGGGCATTGGCCCAACCACAGGCTCATTCTCCAAGGTGGGTTTCTTCCTGGACTTAATCATCTCCTTAAATTGCAAAGCCTCAGCATCAAGTTCAGCCTTCATTGCCTCCTCTGCCATTAGTTTACTCTTAGCATCAGCATCAGAACCAGAACTTTCATCACTCTCTGTCTCAGacgttttgtttttcttgcttCTTTTAGAAGAACTCAAAGAACGCGTCAGTGTTTTCAACTTTGCACGGTCACCTTCAGAATCCTCCGAAACACTCTTTTCGCCAGCACTCTCATCTGAATCATATGTATTCTTCCtccttcttctgcttcttttattacttttatgACTGCTACTCCTTTtccttgatttattttttcttctatctCTGTCGGAATCATCCGATTCACTTTCGCTCTCTGTTTCACTATCCGATCCAGCGTCGCTACAAGGTGACGATTTCCTACTTCTACGCTTAGACCTCGAACTCCTCCACCTATTCCTTGATCGTGAATCATCCTCAGACTCGCTCTCCGATTCACTGCTCTCTGAACCGCCAGATTCAGAATCGGCTTTTCCCTTCCTACTATTTgccttttctttccctttctctctctcacttgaaTCGCTCTTTTCTGCATCATCCCCTCCATACTTCTCCGAAATCTCGTcaggtttttcttcttctagttCATAGTTTTCATTCCTTGGGGGACTCGGTGTGAGGTTCCATATGCAGTACTTCATGACTTCCGCATCCTCTGCCTCTTGAGCCTTCTGTGCTCCTCGAAACTCAATCCCTTCAATTCCGCATCAGATTCCGAATCAGAACGCCTTCCACGGTCGAGATAAGCACGGTTTTTCCCGAATTTCTTCGGAAGAGAATTTAGGGTTTCGTTGTACCAGGAACCAGGGCCTGGACTcgggcttcttcttcttctagggCTAGAGTATCTGGGCGAGCGTGAGCGATAGCGCCGATCCGTCTCTCGGCGGTCATCATAGTCATCGTAAGAGGGGCTTCGGCGGCGACGACGGCGGTAGCCCGGGGAGCCCTCGGATTCGGGGTCGTAGCGGCCGTTTGCACTATTGATCCCGTGGCGTCTGTCGGGCACTACGACGGTGGACGCTGGACCTCCCATTGGGTGCAGGTTTATGATGATTGTCGGGTTTTGGATGTTATCGTTGAAGGGTGATCTGCAATATTTTGAAATGGGCCGTTAAGCCCATGATCCAATGGATCAAACCTTCGAAATGCCCAATCTCTATTGGGCCTAAACAATTAATCCATCAAAAAAAGGCCTGAGGCAATCTTATGGGCCCAATCTGAATTGACACCATGGTCCAAACCCATAttgtattttcatatttttttgaagTGTTAACACCAATCAATGTCACCCAAATTAACTATACTATGACCAAACATtaaaaaattgttcaaaatatttaaaaaaacacCTCAATAGATGCAAAGTACTTATCAAATAAGATTATACTTAAAGCATGATCCCTACTTGTAAGAAATTCAAACTACATATAGTCATATATATAACGTGTTAGGTGTTTACAAAGCTAATGTCCAACTACCATAACATCTTACCACTAATTTTAAAATCTATCCGCAAAATTTTTGTGTCCATTGTCAGCCTCACTTATCAAACTCGTAGGCACAAAAGTTTCCCACTTGATGACAGGGTAAGTTGGATCAAGCTCAACGAGTGACAGCAATGATATTGCTCAAAGTGATAATCGAACCTGAGACTTTCTGAGGCCATATAGTTTGGCCCaagagagattcaccactagaCTTTGCGAGATAATTAAACAAATACAAGTATAACCCATTTGTTAATTTGGTCTTATTTTAATGTGATTAAATTATGGTATCTAATAATCACCATCATGAGGTGCAGATAAACACATTTTACTTGTAGAATTTGTCAACAATTTCATCAAATCAAAGTTAATAGATTTCGAAAGCATATGTTTAGTCAACACagaaaaaggtaaaacaatAGTAGAGGGCAGAGAAGTAACCCCACAAAACTGAGTCTTGAGACACAAGTGATGCATTGAACATGTTTGGCAGTCTGTTTcaactgcgttcagttgcaccgcacctcacagcaccacagttttttgtgacacgccaaacaacttttgcgttccaactcacctcacagcaccacagttttttacctcacagcacctcaccacacctcacagtactcccaaacgcttacaatatatgttgaattgtcctaggtaatcaaattaggtcaattattttattttagattaatgtacatggtaaatgttaagtgatttcatattaatattattagtcatctaatataatcgtaatttagatacgccaaa carries:
- the LOC119984369 gene encoding LOW QUALITY PROTEIN: NKAP-like protein (The sequence of the model RefSeq protein was modified relative to this genomic sequence to represent the inferred CDS: inserted 1 base in 1 codon), whose translation is MGGPASTVVVPDRRHGINSANGRYDPESEGSPGYRRRRRRSPSYDDYDDRRETDRRYRSRSPRYSSPRRRRSPSPGPGSWYNETLNSLPKKFGKNRAYLDRGRRSDSESDAELKGLSFEEHRRLKRQRMRKSXKYCIWNLTPSPPRNENYELEEEKPDEISEKYGGDDAEKSDSSEREKGKEKANSRKGKADSESGGSESSESESESEDDSRSRNRWRSSRSKRRSRKSSPCSDAGSDSETESESESDDSDRDRRKNKSRKRSSSHKSNKRSRRRRKNTYDSDESAGEKSVSEDSEGDRAKLKTLTRSLSSSKRSKKNKTSETESDESSGSDADAKSKLMAEEAMKAELDAEALQFKEMIKSRKKPTLENEPVVGPMPLPRAEGHISYGGALRPGEGDAIAQYVQQGKRIPRRGEVGLSAEEIQKFEGLGYVMSGSRHQRMNAIRIRKENQVYSAEDKRALAMFNYEEKAKREQKVMSDLQRLVQRHIGQDVGPTHDPFGAKDGVDP